A single genomic interval of Mangifera indica cultivar Alphonso chromosome 5, CATAS_Mindica_2.1, whole genome shotgun sequence harbors:
- the LOC123215335 gene encoding uncharacterized protein LOC123215335, with product MLSSRNSLTVFAHPQHQLRTQQAPSSTSDKSSSSRYSEIRHYGPRYSWLRLKDHKEKTYSEETIKSELEMYLEECSVEIPDDVNSGRLFCTVGVHPTRCKEFEESGDPERYFQALLSLAKKGIEKGKVVAIGECGLDYDRLHFCPAETQRK from the exons ATGTTATCATCAAGAAATTCACTAACTGTATTTGCACATCCACAACATCAACTAAGGACCCAACAAGCACCATCAAGTACATCAG ATAAATCATCAAGCTCTCGATATTCAGAGATTAGACATTATGGTCCTAGATATAGTTGGTTACGTTTGAAAGAtcataaagagaaaacataCTCAGAAGAAACCATAAAGTCTGAGTTAGAAATGTATCTAGAAGAATGTAGTGTTGAGATACCTGACGATGTCAACTCAG GAAGGCTTTTTTGTACAGTTGGTGTCCACCCTACAAGATGCAAG GAATTTGAAGAGAGTGGAGATCCTGAAAGGTATTTTCAGGCTTTGTTGTCATTGGCTAAGAAGGGAATTGAGAAAGGAAAG GTAGTGGCCATTGGTGAATGCGGATTGGACTATGACAGGCTTCACTTTTGCCCAGCAGAAACTCAAAGGAAGTAA